From the genome of Cryptococcus neoformans var. neoformans B-3501A chromosome 1, whole genome shotgun sequence, one region includes:
- a CDS encoding 60S ribosomal protein L35 (Match to ESTs gb|CF193470.1|CF193470, gb|CF193131.1|CF193131, gb|CF186450.1|CF186450; HMMPfam hit to Ribosomal_L29, Ribosomal L29 protein, score: 85.8, E(): 1.1e-22) produces the protein MASSSSKIRAFELQSKSKQDLLEQLTELKTELASLRVQKIAGGSASKLTKINTVRKSIARVLTVINQKQRQNLREFYKKSKYLPLDLRYKKTRAIRRRLTTKEASAITEKQHKKNIHFPKRKIALKA, from the exons AtggcctcttcttcatccaagaTCCGAGCCTTTGAGCTCCAGTCCAA GAGCAAGCAGGACCTTTTGGAGCAGCTTACCGAGCTCAAGACTGAGCTTGCCTCTTTGAGGGTGCAGAAGATCGCCGGTGGCTCTGCTAGCAAGTTGACCAAGAT CAACACTGTCCGCAAGTCCATTGCCCGAGTCCTCACTGTCATCAACCAGAAGCAGAGGCAAAACCTCAGGGAGTTCTACAAGAAGTCCAAGT ACCTCCCCCTTGACCTCCGATACAAGAAGACCCGTGCTATCCGACGACGATTGACCACCAAGGAGGCTTCTGCTATCACCGAGAAGCAGCACAAGAAGAACATCCACTTCCCTAAGAGGA AGATCGCCCTCAAGGCTTAA
- a CDS encoding hypothetical protein (Match to ESTs gb|CF187532.1|CF187532, gb|CF187404.1|CF187404; HMMPfam hit to UBA, UBA/TS-N domain, score: 87.8, E(): 2.8e-23; HMMPfam hit to ubiquitin, Ubiquitin family, score: 89.4, E(): 8.9e-24) — translation MVKITFKTVQNKLFTVDAQDSDTVADLKKKIQETQTFPVENQKLIYSGKILNDASSVESLKIKEKDFLVVMVSRATPAATPAAPATPAPSTPAPAPAASEQASVANPAVPAPSAPAAESAPASAPAPAAESAQPSAVESGLGGSFVTGPALQAAIDGMVEMGFERDQVIRALRASFNNPDRAVEYLMSGNIPSVEGTAPAAPAPAAPSTPSAAAAPAQPAAPSEPAAQPVASAPPASAGGSADNLFAAAEAAMNRDRGVPAAAGAPGLPGAPGLPGAGAGMPGGMGGGDQLSAIRQMVQQNPAMIQPLLQQIATEHPELAQLIAQNPEALYELLGGGGGEGDDDDEFGEGPVMRVNLTQEEAAAVERLEALGFDRQTVLQAYMLCDKNEELAANFLFENMEEDQ, via the exons ATGGTCAAGATCACTTTCAAGACTGTCCAGAACAAG TTGTTCACTGTCGACGCCCAAGATTCCGATACC GTCGCCGAcctgaagaaaaagattCAGGAGACCCAGACTTTCCCCGTTGAGAACCAGAAGCTCATCTACTCCG GAAAGATCCTTAACGATGCGTCTTCCGTTGAATCactcaagatcaaggaaaaggactttttggtggtgatggttTCTAGA GCTACCCCTGCGGCCACTCCTGCAGCTCCTGCGACCCCTGCTCCTTCCACCCCtgcccccgcccccgctGCCTCTGAACAAGCATCTGTTGCTAACCCCGCCGTTCCCGCCCCCTCTGCTCCCGCTGCTGAATCTgctcctgcttctgctcctgCCCCTGCCGCTGAGTCCGCTCAACCATCTGCTGTTGAGTCTGGATTGGGTGGCTCCTTTG TCACAGGTCCTGCCTTGCAAGCTGCCATTGATGGTATGGTTGAGATGGGCTTCGAGCGTGACCAGGTTATTCGGGCCTTGAGAGCAAGCTTCAATAACCCTGATCGAGCTGTGGAGTACCTCATGAGC GGCAATATCCCTTCTGTTGAAGGTACCGCTCCTGCTGCCCCCGCCCCTGCTGCTCCTTCAACCCCTTCTGCGGCCGCCGCCCCCGCTCAACCTGCCGCTCCCTCCGAACCAGCTGCCCAGCCCGTTGCCAGCGCTCCTCCTGCTTCCGCAGGCGGAAGTGCGGATAACCTCTTTGCTGCCGCTGAGGCTGCCATGAACCGTGATCGAGGAGtccctgctgctgctggtgccCCTGGCCTTCCTGGTGCACCTGGCCTTCCTGGAGCTGGTGCCGGTATGCCCGGCGGTATGGGCGGTGGCGATCAACTCAGCGCTATCCGCCAAATGGTCCAACAAAATCCTGCCATGAtccagcctcttcttcaacaaatTGCCACTGAACATCCAGAACTTGCTCAGCTCATCGCTCAAAACCCTGAGGCTCTGTATGAACTTCTcggtggtggcggtggtgaaggtgatgatgacgacgagTTTGGAGAAGGGCCCGTGATGAGGGTGAATCTGACACAGGAGGAGGCTGCTGCGGTTGAGAGG CTCGAAGCACTCGGGTTCGACCGTCAAACAGTCCTTCAGGCATACATGCTTTGCGACAAGAACGAAGAATTGGCTGCCAACTTTTTGTTTGAGAAcatggaggaggatcaaTAA